Proteins found in one Thermus islandicus DSM 21543 genomic segment:
- a CDS encoding metal ABC transporter ATP-binding protein, which produces MLALEVRHLSVRLGEFQALEGVSLEVPQGAFVAIVGPNGAGKSTLLKAFLGLLPFRGEVRVFGLPLAQADPLWFGYVPQIKTFDRSFPALALELVATGLRRRWPFRLSPREREEALRALEQVGAEGLAFRPLGRLSGGQLQRVYLARALIRRPRLLLLDEPATGVDRVGEVDLYRHLEAYQKASGATVLMVTHDWEAAHHASHVLVLNRRVVGFGPPERALSEECLRRAFGHLGHAHGLFVEGSRG; this is translated from the coding sequence GTGCTCGCCCTCGAGGTCCGCCACCTTTCCGTGCGCTTGGGCGAATTCCAGGCCCTGGAAGGGGTTTCCCTCGAGGTGCCCCAAGGGGCCTTCGTGGCCATCGTGGGCCCGAACGGGGCGGGGAAGAGTACCCTGTTGAAGGCCTTCCTGGGCCTCCTGCCCTTCCGGGGGGAGGTGCGGGTCTTCGGCCTTCCCCTGGCCCAGGCCGACCCCCTCTGGTTCGGGTACGTGCCCCAGATCAAGACCTTTGACCGCTCCTTCCCGGCCCTGGCCCTGGAGCTGGTGGCCACGGGCCTGAGGCGGCGCTGGCCCTTCCGCCTCTCCCCACGGGAGCGGGAAGAGGCCCTTCGGGCGCTGGAGCAGGTGGGGGCGGAGGGGCTGGCCTTCCGCCCCCTGGGACGGCTTTCCGGAGGGCAGCTGCAGCGGGTCTACCTGGCCCGGGCCCTCATCCGCAGGCCCCGCCTCCTCCTCCTGGACGAGCCCGCCACGGGGGTGGACCGGGTGGGGGAGGTGGACCTCTACCGCCACCTGGAGGCGTATCAGAAGGCCTCGGGGGCTACGGTCCTCATGGTCACCCACGACTGGGAGGCGGCCCACCACGCGAGCCACGTCCTGGTGCTGAACCGAAGGGTGGTAGGCTTCGGCCCCCCCGAGCGGGCCCTTTCCGAGGAGTGCCTGCGCCGGGCCTTCGGCCACCT